The following proteins are encoded in a genomic region of Hyphomicrobiales bacterium:
- a CDS encoding pyridoxal kinase yields MPSVLACVSSASRGRPKPAAERARGPLRARWMWPILALRRRCGHCSIGQRRGARQCAMSPSAMPAILAISSTVVRGHVGNSAAVFALRRLGLETWCLPTIVLSNHPGYSHMAGSPIPPETVRAMVDALAANGWFGEVSAILCGYMPSPRHVATAAAAIDRIRAAGRAPLVMVDPIIGDHPKGLYVDEEVAGAIRDELVPRADIITPNIFELGWLSGLGMPSTKADVMAQVDRLSRPATLVTSVPLPSARHISTVLVGDGTAWAAVQTRRPHVPHGTGDLIAALVLGHRLRAPSVGARGMLAHSVAALEAVVEAAAGRDELALAAEGGAWIERKPWPVVPLETLDDSRASTPPGTGT; encoded by the coding sequence ATGCCTAGTGTCCTCGCCTGCGTTTCGTCGGCATCCCGGGGCCGACCCAAGCCCGCCGCCGAACGCGCACGAGGCCCCTTGCGGGCACGGTGGATGTGGCCGATTCTAGCGCTCCGTCGCCGCTGCGGCCACTGTTCGATAGGCCAACGCCGAGGCGCCCGCCAGTGTGCCATGAGCCCGTCCGCGATGCCCGCCATCCTTGCCATCTCTTCAACGGTCGTGCGCGGCCACGTGGGCAACAGCGCAGCGGTGTTCGCGCTACGCCGTCTCGGGCTCGAAACCTGGTGCCTGCCGACAATCGTGCTCTCGAACCACCCCGGCTACTCGCACATGGCCGGCTCGCCGATCCCGCCGGAAACCGTTCGCGCCATGGTCGACGCACTTGCCGCCAACGGCTGGTTCGGTGAGGTCTCGGCGATTCTCTGTGGCTACATGCCGAGCCCGCGACACGTGGCCACTGCCGCCGCCGCCATCGACCGCATCCGCGCGGCCGGGCGCGCGCCCTTGGTCATGGTCGACCCGATCATCGGCGATCACCCCAAGGGCCTCTATGTCGACGAGGAGGTGGCGGGCGCCATCCGCGATGAACTTGTGCCGCGTGCCGACATCATCACGCCGAACATCTTCGAGCTCGGCTGGCTGAGCGGTCTCGGCATGCCCTCGACCAAGGCGGACGTCATGGCGCAGGTCGATCGCCTGTCGCGTCCGGCGACGCTGGTGACGTCCGTTCCCTTGCCGAGCGCGCGGCACATCTCCACGGTCCTCGTCGGCGATGGCACCGCCTGGGCGGCCGTGCAGACGAGACGCCCCCACGTGCCCCACGGCACCGGCGACCTCATCGCCGCCCTGGTACTTGGCCACCGGCTGCGCGCCCCCTCGGTCGGTGCCCGCGGCATGCTCGCCCATTCCGTCGCGGCGCTCGAGGCGGTCGTCGAGGCGGCTGCCGGCCGCGACGAACTGGCCCTCGCGGCCGAGGGCGGAGCCTGGATCGAGCGCAAACCCTGGCCCGTTGTGCCGCTCGAGACGCTCGACGACAGCCGCGCCTCGACGCCGCCCGGCACCGGCACATGA
- a CDS encoding TIGR02300 family protein produces MGRNRFKTSTGFPMTKKADRGTKRVCRSCNGRFYDLNRSEIICPLCGAEYQMEADDARPDPVLEEEARKRAAPAPKRPVAPVVGEDIADEDLADISVDVAEVEADDDEDDAFLEEDEVEGDDVTGILGGGVEPEEDEV; encoded by the coding sequence ATGGGCCGCAACCGTTTCAAAACATCAACCGGGTTTCCGATGACCAAGAAGGCCGATCGCGGCACCAAACGCGTTTGCCGGTCCTGCAATGGCCGGTTCTACGATCTCAATCGCAGCGAGATCATCTGCCCGCTCTGCGGCGCGGAGTACCAGATGGAGGCCGACGACGCGCGGCCGGATCCGGTCCTCGAGGAGGAGGCACGCAAGCGTGCGGCTCCAGCGCCCAAGCGGCCAGTGGCCCCGGTTGTCGGTGAGGACATCGCCGACGAGGATCTGGCCGACATCAGCGTCGACGTCGCCGAAGTCGAAGCCGACGACGACGAGGACGATGCGTTCCTCGAGGAGGACGAGGTCGAAGGCGACGATGTGACCGGTATCCTCGGCGGCGGCGTGGAGCCGGAAGAGGACGAGGTCTGA
- a CDS encoding phasin, protein MNEHFMKQAEDMMQAAKQVRMPENFQALAEESVARTRDAYTKLNAVAKEANSATEELVTKAAVGVRSLSEQAMANMSANTEAAFDAAEALARARSLPEAARLQADFMQQQFAVLGEQTRSFFEMSSKVMRETVEHANSVTARTMEQVRETGN, encoded by the coding sequence ATGAACGAGCACTTCATGAAGCAGGCCGAGGACATGATGCAGGCCGCCAAGCAGGTCCGCATGCCTGAGAACTTCCAGGCCCTCGCCGAGGAAAGCGTGGCGCGCACCCGCGACGCCTACACCAAGCTCAATGCCGTCGCCAAGGAAGCCAATTCCGCGACCGAGGAACTGGTCACCAAGGCCGCTGTCGGCGTGCGTTCGCTCAGCGAGCAGGCCATGGCGAACATGTCGGCCAACACCGAGGCCGCGTTCGACGCCGCCGAGGCCCTGGCCCGCGCTCGTTCGCTTCCGGAAGCCGCCCGTCTCCAGGCCGACTTCATGCAGCAGCAGTTCGCCGTTCTCGGCGAGCAGACCCGCTCCTTCTTCGAGATGTCCTCGAAGGTCATGCGCGAAACCGTCGAGCACGCCAACTCCGTCACGGCGCGCACGATGGAGCAGGTCCGCGAGACCGGCAACTGA
- a CDS encoding SDR family oxidoreductase, with the protein MARPYLEELFSLSGRVAVVTGASSGIGRHMARVLARAGASVVAVARRPEPLAELAGEIVDGGGHGGFVVEALDGAMDFVGFARTLADPFGAPDILVNAAGVNLRQHADAVTPEGWAKTLDINLTVPFFLAQALVPGMRAKGGGNIINIASLQSFRAFANGIAYGASKGGVAQLTRAMAEAWSRDGIVSNAITPGFFPTELTAPVFANPELSRHNAAMTAIGRNGEMRDLDGVTVFLASRGSAYITGQLIAVDGGYTAK; encoded by the coding sequence ATGGCAAGGCCGTATCTCGAGGAGCTCTTCTCCCTTTCGGGCCGCGTCGCGGTGGTCACCGGTGCCTCCTCGGGCATCGGCCGGCACATGGCGCGCGTCCTGGCACGGGCCGGGGCGAGCGTGGTGGCGGTGGCAAGGCGGCCGGAGCCGCTGGCCGAACTCGCCGGCGAGATCGTCGATGGTGGCGGGCACGGCGGTTTCGTGGTGGAAGCGCTCGACGGGGCGATGGATTTCGTCGGCTTCGCACGAACGCTCGCCGATCCGTTCGGGGCGCCGGACATCCTCGTCAACGCGGCCGGCGTCAATTTGCGCCAGCATGCCGACGCGGTGACGCCCGAGGGCTGGGCGAAGACCCTCGACATCAACCTCACGGTGCCGTTCTTCCTCGCCCAGGCGCTGGTGCCGGGGATGCGCGCCAAGGGCGGTGGCAACATCATCAACATCGCCTCGCTGCAGTCCTTCCGCGCCTTTGCCAACGGCATCGCCTATGGCGCCTCCAAGGGCGGCGTGGCGCAGCTGACACGCGCGATGGCCGAGGCCTGGTCGCGGGATGGGATCGTCAGCAATGCGATCACGCCCGGCTTCTTTCCGACCGAGCTGACGGCACCGGTGTTCGCCAACCCGGAGCTCAGCCGCCACAACGCGGCGATGACCGCGATCGGGCGGAATGGCGAGATGCGCGATCTCGACGGCGTGACGGTTTTCCTCGCCTCGCGCGGGTCGGCCTACATCACCGGCCAGCTGATCGCCGTCGACGGCGGCTATACCGCGAAATAA
- a CDS encoding DUF429 domain-containing protein: MTAPPTAADAYGADGCPGGWLVVRWPASATADASGSNDGSSDLEVFITPRLGDLLARLRPTDHLAIDIPIGLADHVTRGGRGCDTAARRLLGERQSALFAVPSRAAVMAASYVEACATAFATSDPPRKVSKQCYNIFPKIREADRLLTPALQERVVECHPEVAFCAMNGWRPLALPKKVKSRPAPEGLDLRRNLLSEAGFPVAALVGFSWPARLAGADDLLDAAACAWTARRRIAGNARRFPDEPMRDRRGLRMEIWA; this comes from the coding sequence ATGACGGCCCCACCGACCGCTGCGGACGCTTACGGCGCCGACGGTTGTCCGGGTGGCTGGCTGGTCGTGCGCTGGCCAGCGAGCGCCACCGCCGATGCGTCCGGCAGCAACGACGGGTCGTCAGATCTCGAGGTCTTCATCACCCCGCGTCTCGGCGATCTTCTGGCTCGCCTCCGACCCACCGACCACCTCGCCATCGACATCCCGATCGGGCTCGCCGACCACGTGACGAGAGGCGGGCGCGGCTGCGACACCGCCGCGCGTCGGCTCCTCGGCGAGCGCCAGTCCGCGCTCTTTGCTGTGCCGTCACGGGCGGCCGTCATGGCTGCGAGCTATGTCGAGGCCTGCGCCACCGCGTTCGCGACGTCCGATCCACCGCGCAAGGTCTCCAAGCAGTGCTACAATATTTTTCCCAAGATCCGCGAGGCCGACCGCCTCTTGACCCCCGCCCTGCAGGAGCGCGTCGTCGAGTGCCACCCCGAGGTCGCCTTCTGCGCGATGAACGGCTGGCGGCCCCTCGCGTTGCCCAAGAAGGTGAAGTCGCGCCCCGCCCCGGAGGGCTTGGATTTGCGGCGCAACCTGTTGTCCGAGGCCGGCTTTCCGGTTGCCGCGCTGGTTGGTTTCTCCTGGCCGGCCCGCCTCGCCGGTGCCGACGACCTGCTGGATGCCGCCGCCTGTGCCTGGACGGCGCGCCGCCGCATCGCGGGCAACGCCCGCCGTTTTCCCGACGAGCCCATGCGCGACCGCCGCGGCCTCAGGATGGAAATCTGGGCTTGA
- a CDS encoding alcohol dehydrogenase catalytic domain-containing protein: MEALVYTGPEALEVRDVARPEAAGECVVAVEACGICGSDMHAYLGHDPRRPAPLVLGHEAAGTVVEGPRKGERVTINPLVTCGTCPACTGGRSNLCRSRQIISMPPRPGAFAELVRIPERNLVTLPDGMPFLAAALTEPMATGYHAVAAAARLSARPLASLEVAVLGGGAIGLGVAYVLRHFGAGRIVVVEPNALRRATLERLGIAEVVEADAALADSSVEVVVDAVGIAATRAASSRIAAPGGVIVHVGLGDNAGGLDTRKCTLQEITFLGTYTYTMADFRETLELIGRGVFGDLDWVERRALGEGSAAFRALRRGEVAAAKIVLCPGG; the protein is encoded by the coding sequence ATGGAAGCGCTCGTCTATACCGGACCCGAAGCGCTCGAAGTGCGCGACGTGGCAAGGCCCGAGGCGGCGGGCGAGTGCGTCGTCGCGGTCGAGGCGTGCGGCATTTGCGGCTCGGACATGCACGCCTATCTCGGGCACGATCCGCGGCGACCGGCGCCGCTGGTGCTGGGCCACGAGGCGGCGGGCACGGTGGTCGAGGGACCTCGAAAGGGTGAGCGCGTCACGATCAATCCGCTCGTCACCTGCGGCACCTGCCCGGCCTGCACCGGGGGGCGCAGCAATCTCTGTCGCAGCCGGCAGATCATCTCGATGCCGCCGCGTCCGGGCGCGTTCGCCGAGCTGGTGCGCATTCCCGAGCGCAACCTCGTCACCTTGCCGGACGGAATGCCGTTCCTGGCGGCCGCGCTGACCGAGCCGATGGCGACGGGCTATCATGCGGTTGCTGCCGCTGCGCGGCTCTCGGCGCGTCCGCTCGCCTCGCTCGAGGTGGCGGTGCTGGGGGGCGGGGCCATCGGCCTCGGCGTTGCCTACGTGCTGCGGCACTTCGGGGCCGGGCGGATCGTCGTCGTCGAGCCGAATGCCCTGCGGCGGGCGACGCTCGAACGGCTCGGGATCGCCGAGGTGGTCGAGGCGGACGCGGCGCTCGCGGATTCGAGCGTCGAGGTGGTGGTCGATGCGGTCGGGATCGCCGCCACGCGCGCCGCCAGCTCGCGGATCGCGGCGCCGGGCGGAGTCATCGTGCACGTTGGGCTCGGCGACAACGCGGGCGGGCTCGACACGCGCAAGTGCACGCTGCAGGAGATCACGTTCCTTGGAACCTACACCTACACCATGGCCGATTTCCGCGAGACGCTGGAGCTGATCGGGCGCGGCGTTTTCGGCGATCTCGACTGGGTGGAACGGCGGGCGTTGGGCGAGGGGAGTGCGGCCTTTCGCGCGTTGCGGCGGGGCGAGGTGGCGGCGGCCAAGATCGTGCTCTGCCCGGGTGGGTGA
- a CDS encoding DUF1737 domain-containing protein — protein MRLYRYLTGPDDKSFCHRVSEALNNGWMLYGNPTLTFDAKTGRVICGQAIVKDRDGDYSPDLELSKQ, from the coding sequence GTGCGTCTCTACAGATACCTGACGGGTCCGGACGACAAGAGCTTCTGCCACCGCGTCAGCGAAGCTCTGAACAACGGTTGGATGCTCTACGGCAATCCGACGCTGACGTTCGATGCCAAGACCGGGCGCGTGATCTGCGGCCAGGCGATCGTCAAGGATCGGGACGGCGACTACTCGCCCGACCTCGAGCTATCCAAGCAATAG
- a CDS encoding (d)CMP kinase: MVIAIDGPAASGKGTLARLLAAHYGLHHLDTGALYRAVARDIIQAGGDLTDEATAVRAAHNLDASTLADPFLRTRGIGEAASIVAGRAGVRAALIEYQRAFARRPPGAVLDGRDIGTVVCPHADHKIFVVADVRVRAERRYRELRSQGFDVELGQVLEQISERDRRDRERVSAPLLMAEDAYLLDTSHLDIDAALRAAIDLIERGGQS, translated from the coding sequence ATGGTGATTGCGATCGACGGGCCGGCGGCATCGGGCAAGGGCACGCTCGCGCGTCTGCTCGCGGCCCACTACGGGCTGCATCATCTCGACACCGGTGCTCTCTATCGCGCCGTCGCGCGCGACATCATTCAGGCGGGTGGCGATCTTACCGACGAGGCGACGGCGGTTCGCGCGGCGCATAATCTCGATGCCTCGACGCTCGCCGACCCGTTCCTGCGGACACGCGGGATCGGCGAGGCCGCTTCGATCGTGGCCGGCCGCGCCGGCGTGCGGGCGGCGCTCATCGAATACCAGCGAGCGTTCGCCCGCCGCCCGCCGGGCGCCGTGCTCGATGGCCGCGACATCGGGACGGTCGTGTGCCCGCATGCGGATCACAAGATTTTCGTCGTGGCGGATGTGCGCGTGCGGGCGGAGCGCCGTTACCGTGAACTGCGGTCGCAGGGCTTCGATGTCGAGCTGGGGCAGGTGCTCGAGCAGATCAGCGAACGCGATCGGCGCGACCGGGAACGCGTGTCGGCGCCTTTACTAATGGCCGAAGACGCTTACTTGCTCGACACCTCACATTTGGATATAGATGCCGCGCTGAGAGCCGCAATCGACTTGATCGAGAGAGGCGGGCAAAGCTGA
- a CDS encoding GNAT family N-acetyltransferase: protein MPPSGGTRLALVTGPASPRFVPMTAAPIMIRRATAGDSTALSDVSASSWIGAYQGIIPHLDLMRFVSKRDASYWQGGLARGLPVLVLEVLGEIGGYACLSSGRFQGRPTGEITELYLGPAYQGIGLGEQLFAAARENLAALGLRHLRVWSLVANEPACAFYRRRGGRPGERSSQRFGSTRLERQSFHWS, encoded by the coding sequence ATGCCCCCGAGCGGCGGAACCCGGTTGGCCCTTGTCACCGGTCCAGCCAGCCCTAGATTCGTCCCCATGACCGCTGCCCCGATCATGATCCGCCGGGCCACTGCCGGCGACAGCACCGCCCTCTCCGACGTTTCGGCCAGTTCATGGATCGGCGCCTACCAGGGCATCATCCCGCACCTCGATCTGATGCGTTTCGTGTCGAAGCGCGATGCCTCCTACTGGCAGGGGGGCCTCGCCCGCGGCTTACCGGTTCTGGTGCTGGAAGTGCTCGGCGAGATCGGCGGCTACGCCTGCCTTTCGAGCGGCCGTTTCCAGGGCCGCCCGACGGGGGAAATCACCGAACTCTATCTCGGCCCCGCGTACCAGGGGATCGGACTCGGCGAGCAGCTCTTTGCCGCCGCCCGCGAAAATCTCGCTGCGCTCGGCCTGCGGCATCTGCGGGTCTGGTCGCTCGTCGCCAACGAGCCGGCCTGCGCGTTCTACAGACGGCGCGGAGGGCGGCCGGGTGAACGCTCGAGCCAGCGCTTCGGCTCGACGCGGCTCGAGCGCCAGTCGTTTCACTGGTCGTAG
- the aroA gene encoding 3-phosphoshikimate 1-carboxyvinyltransferase, giving the protein MAVPMRSQRGRALAGKVRVPGDKSISHRAVIFGALASGVTEVRGLLLGEDVLSTAGAVEALGARIERGADVWRITGRGTGGLSEAAGALDFGNTGTGVRLMMGVLAGHPFPSRLVGDASLSRRPMGRVLEPLTLMGASVDDGRNQLPLTLRGSDDLVAIRYRLPVPSAQVKSAILLAGLHANGRTTVIEAEATRDHTERMLGYFGGEIEVVEAADGRHITVSGGAELAGRSVQVPGDPSSAAFATAAAVLVAGSEIVVEGVLAGPTRTGFYKTLKEMGADVELANPRMEGGEQVADIVARSGPLKGVTVPAERAPSMIDEYPMLACVAAAADGVTRMDGLAELRVKESDRLAATAEGLRRQGVGVAIEGDCLIVEGRGHKGVAGGGLVETEMDHRIAMAFLTLGLASDAPVRVDDVSMIATSFPQFFSLMGSLGATFVEDGPAA; this is encoded by the coding sequence ATGGCAGTTCCAATGCGGTCGCAGCGAGGGCGCGCGCTCGCTGGAAAGGTCCGAGTACCCGGTGACAAATCCATCTCGCACCGGGCGGTGATCTTCGGGGCGCTGGCCAGCGGTGTGACCGAGGTGCGCGGCCTGCTGCTCGGCGAGGACGTGTTGTCGACGGCGGGGGCAGTGGAAGCGCTCGGCGCGCGGATCGAGCGCGGGGCCGACGTCTGGCGCATCACGGGGCGCGGCACCGGTGGCCTTTCGGAGGCGGCAGGGGCGCTGGATTTCGGGAATACGGGAACCGGCGTCCGGCTGATGATGGGCGTTCTCGCGGGCCATCCGTTCCCCAGCCGGTTGGTCGGTGATGCCTCGCTGTCGCGACGGCCGATGGGGCGGGTTCTGGAGCCGTTGACGCTGATGGGGGCGAGCGTCGACGATGGGCGCAACCAGCTGCCGCTGACACTGCGCGGTTCGGACGATCTGGTCGCGATCCGCTATCGGCTGCCGGTTCCTTCGGCGCAGGTGAAATCCGCCATCCTCCTCGCAGGGCTGCATGCCAACGGGCGCACGACGGTGATCGAGGCGGAGGCGACACGCGACCATACCGAACGCATGCTCGGCTATTTCGGCGGCGAGATCGAGGTGGTCGAGGCGGCGGATGGGCGGCACATCACGGTATCCGGCGGGGCCGAACTCGCGGGGCGGTCCGTTCAGGTGCCGGGCGATCCGAGTTCGGCAGCCTTCGCGACCGCCGCGGCGGTTCTGGTGGCGGGCTCCGAGATCGTCGTCGAGGGCGTGCTCGCCGGCCCGACGCGGACCGGATTTTACAAGACGCTCAAAGAGATGGGGGCCGACGTGGAGCTCGCCAATCCGCGCATGGAAGGTGGCGAACAGGTGGCCGACATCGTCGCGCGTTCGGGTCCGCTCAAGGGGGTCACGGTGCCGGCCGAGCGGGCGCCCTCGATGATCGACGAGTATCCGATGCTGGCCTGCGTGGCGGCCGCAGCGGACGGCGTGACGCGGATGGACGGGCTCGCGGAGCTGCGGGTCAAGGAGAGCGACCGGCTGGCCGCGACGGCGGAGGGCCTGCGTCGTCAGGGCGTCGGGGTGGCGATCGAAGGGGATTGCCTCATCGTCGAAGGGCGCGGGCACAAGGGTGTCGCAGGTGGGGGGCTCGTCGAAACGGAGATGGATCATCGCATCGCGATGGCGTTCCTGACGCTCGGGCTTGCGAGCGATGCGCCGGTGCGGGTCGACGACGTCTCGATGATCGCGACGAGCTTTCCGCAGTTCTTCTCCCTCATGGGATCACTCGGCGCGACGTTCGTCGAAGACGGCCCGGCCGCGTGA
- a CDS encoding CoA ester lyase, translated as MHDDGFRPRRSVLYMPGANARALEKARTLDADGLILDLEDAVAPDAKSMAREQVVAAVAAGGYGHREVIVRINGLDTAWGNDDLEAAARVRPDAILVPKVSEPEQIRTVGRRLGELDPGGRVAIWAMMETPIGILDLGAIAAAKKDEPRFRAFVMGTNDLAKETGASLDQGRAAMTAWLSFAVLAASAHGLTIIDGVYNDFRDNEGFVAECAQGRLLGMHGKTLIHPGQIAEANRAFAPSAEEVVRARRIVAAFEAPENAGKGVVTLDGRMVELLHARVAARTLAVADAIAKRDGGEGCVSTDT; from the coding sequence ATGCACGACGATGGCTTCAGACCGCGGCGCAGCGTTCTCTACATGCCCGGCGCCAATGCCCGGGCGCTCGAAAAGGCGCGCACACTCGATGCCGATGGCCTGATCCTCGATCTCGAGGATGCGGTGGCTCCGGACGCCAAGTCCATGGCGCGAGAACAGGTGGTCGCAGCGGTGGCGGCGGGCGGCTATGGCCACCGCGAGGTGATCGTGCGGATCAACGGCCTCGACACCGCGTGGGGCAACGATGACCTCGAGGCCGCGGCGCGTGTTCGGCCCGACGCGATCCTGGTTCCCAAGGTCAGCGAGCCGGAACAGATCCGTACGGTCGGCAGGCGGCTCGGTGAGCTGGACCCAGGTGGCCGCGTCGCGATCTGGGCGATGATGGAAACGCCAATCGGCATTCTCGATCTCGGGGCCATCGCGGCGGCGAAAAAGGACGAGCCGCGCTTTCGCGCATTCGTCATGGGCACCAACGATCTGGCCAAGGAGACAGGCGCCTCGCTCGACCAGGGGCGGGCGGCGATGACGGCCTGGCTGAGCTTTGCCGTTCTCGCCGCGTCGGCCCACGGGCTGACGATCATCGACGGCGTCTACAACGATTTCCGTGACAACGAGGGGTTCGTCGCCGAGTGCGCGCAAGGGCGATTGCTCGGCATGCACGGCAAGACGCTCATCCATCCCGGCCAGATCGCGGAGGCGAACCGCGCTTTCGCCCCGAGCGCCGAGGAAGTGGTCCGGGCGCGGCGGATCGTGGCGGCATTCGAGGCCCCGGAGAACGCCGGCAAAGGTGTCGTCACTCTCGACGGGCGTATGGTCGAGTTGCTACATGCCCGCGTCGCGGCGCGCACGCTCGCCGTCGCCGATGCGATCGCCAAACGGGATGGAGGCGAAGGGTGCGTCTCTACAGATACCTGA